The DNA region TTCCattataaaacaaacattaaattAAATTGACAAAGAAGATGCTGGGTTGACAaacctatatgtgtatatacatacacactctgGAAaatcatatgcatatatatggtaAAACCATGAAGAAAGGAGATGATGAATGTAAAATCCAGAGTTTAAAGGAGGAACTTAGGGCTTCAAAAGTTTTAACGATGTCTATTACTTAAGCTGCAAGATAGACACTCAAGAGTTACAGAGTATTCCTGGTTTAAAGAGTAGGCATTTATTAGGTATATTCTTTTGTTTGCATGATACATTGCAAGAAAAAGTTTCCCAAAAGTTCCCCGAGTGTTCTGAGAGCAACACTGGCACTGAATTTATTGGTCAGAAGTCATTTCCATCCAGCAGAGGGGGCTGTGACCCTGGGCAGTCATAGCAACAGATGTCACCAGTTCTCGGAGCTGCTCAAGGGCCTGTGGACCCAGAGGACGGCACCGAGCAGGCCCAGGAGCAGCGGCACCTTCAGGAAGACCGGGAGCAGGAAGTGGGCGCTGCCCAGCCGGGGCCTGTGGGGGACACGGGGACAGACAGTGAGCAGCATCCTCAGGGGAGGCCCTGGGCTCTCCACGCCCGCCCCCCAGAGCGGAGGCCACGACAACCCACATGAAGATCACCCCTCGACAGGGCAGCCCCCCTCTAAGGACCCCTGCTCCCCTTCTCTCTGCTGAACAATTCCCCGTGAGAATTAGGCCTGTGAGCAGGAGGGTGGACGTCGCCGTGAGAATCTCATGAGGGAGACCAGGGATCCCGGCGGGATCTGGGCAGGAGGAGGATTCCTTCCGAGGCCCTCCGCACGTGGGGTTACCCTATCTGGCGTACAGTAATCAGTCGTGGGGTTATTTGTTTGTTGTCTCCTCTCCTATAAACAGCGTTTTCCACGAAGGAAGGGACTGTTTGTTTTATTCACAGGGAGAAACTCGTACCAGGCTGATACCTCTGAAGATCAGCAGTTAAACATCTGCCGTATACtctaatatgaaataaaaattaaatttaaaaaaagtcatatGGTGAACATTAAAAAGGTGACGTAGTAGTTGACGGATGAATGAATGACTCCCTGAGCTCTTCTGCCCTTGGAGGCTGGGGTTCTTTGACGGGATGACACGTCTGACCAGGGTTCAAGGTGGGGAGGGGACACAGTGATGCCCAGAGCTTCTGCCACCTGCTCTGCCCTGGACCGGGTCCCGCAGCCTCCTTTTATGGGACATTTACActcacttttctctctccctggagCCTTATTTCTGCAGAAACCTGAATGCCAGGCTCCCCAGATCCTGCAGGTCTCCCCTCAAAGGATTCAGCCAAGCATCCCTGATTATCATGTATTAAATAGCAAATCTAATCATCTTCCCACACACACTCTCACCAAACCCCAGTGACTGGTATTGCTCCATAGTACTCATCACAAACCACCATATTTACATAGGAACTCAGTGTGGACTGGCCCAGGGCGTGACTTCCCCCTTAGAGCACAGTTCTCATCAGAGTAGGATCCTGTCCGGGTGGTCTTACCTGCATCCACAGCAGAGCACCAGCACCAGGACCTTCACAATCAGGTGTAGGAATAAACGAGGGGCCCGGAGATGGAAGACCAAATCCCCCACCTGTCCCCTCACCCAAAGGAGAAACCACCCAGGTGCCCTGTCCTGGGACGTGGGCCCCTTACCGAGGAGGGTGGCCGGGATCGGGGGTCTCCTGACTGGATGCGGTGCTCCAGGGAGCACCGCAGGCAGGGTCGTGGGAGAGCCTGGGGAGCCTGTGGGCCTCTCGGCGCTGGTGGCTGCAGCAGGGGCTGAGAGAGAAGCACAAGGCAGGCCCTGTCTCCTTCCCCTGGTTCCCACACGCCGGCCCGATGTGGCTGTGACTCACACAGTCAGGGTCACTCAGGCCACCTGATCAGATGTGCTGTGTCCACCGCTCCCCATGGTCTCACCCAGGGCTGACCAGCACCCtgggcccccctccccccagccttcAGATGCACCTTGGCCAGGTGGGCACGGTCAGATGCAGAgtggagaaaaagagggagaaacagGCTTAGCCCGGCAGGGCCGGAGGAAGTCCCCCAGAGCGACTGAGGGAGCCCCGCTCAGGTCGGGGGCACCTTTTTTGCACTTTCCTTGGGGTTACAAGAAAAGCCCCAGAACCCCGGGAGGTCCTTCCAGAACACTGTAGGGTCATTGGTGGCCTCTGGGCCAGCACAAGGGCAGAGTGTGTATTGGATCGTGGTGGAGAAGCCCGCCGCAGGTGCGGGCTCTGGAGCAGGTCCCACCCCTGGGCTCAGCGGGCAGGCCCATCTCAAGTCCTCAGGGCCCCGGGGTCAAGGCCGGCCTGTACGCAGTGGGGCCTTGTGAGAGTGCGCCCCCCGTAGGCGGGACCCTGCACAGGCCAGAAAGAGACACGGGCCTCTTGAGAGTGGATGTGCCCTTGTGAGGACAGCAGGCAGCCTGGACCCCAGAGCGGGATGCCTGCCAGCCTGTGAAGCAGGAATGTGCATGAATGTCTCCACTTGGAGACAgagatgtgcatgtgtgcaaaCAAACATGTCCCAAGACACCACCCAGACAAAGGCTCTCTGCCCACCCGCTCTGGGTCATCCTGGCCCAGCTTTTCTGTCCCACTTCCTTCCTGAGGGTCCGGGTGACCAGCCTGGTGCTGGAGTGAGGGTGGAGGATGCTCACCTGGGGTCACAGACACCTCCACCTGGAAGGTGGGGTCAAATGAAAGTGGCATATCGATCCCACATCCATACGTTCCCGCATCCTCCTCTCTGAGGCTCTCCAAGGTCACTGTGAAGGTGAGGCTTGCAGGATGGTCTCTGATGGACATGCGGCCCTCCCTCACTTCTCTTGATGACCCTCCAGTCTCCACAGTATTCCACAAACAGGGGGCTTTGCACCAGAATTTGATGTTTTGCTTGAATTCCTCCCGGTACCGACACTCCACGCTCAGTGATCCCCCCACGATGCCCGTCAGTCTGCTGGGGCCACTCAGGGAAAAACAGCCTGGAAAACACAGTCGGGTCCGGCTTTCAACAGGTGGGCCTGGGTCAGAAGAGCCCCGGATGCGGGTCCCTCAGCTGCCCATGCGGTCTGGAGGAGGCCAAGGCAGAAAGGGAGCCTTTCTCAGACCTAGGGGAGGAAGACGGAGCTCCCTTCACACCGAGGAAGGGTGTCCTCAGAGACAGAAGAGCCCAGGATGGGAACACctccgtgtgtgtgtctgtgtgtgtgtgtgtgtgtgtgcggtgcCCCAGGAGGTCACCTCTGACTGTGACCATTGAGGTGTGACCATCACAGGTGGCCCCCTCCCACCAGCACAGTGGACCAGCCTCACCTGCTTCACGCCCTGAACCCTCCTGCTCGCTGCTGAGACAGGCGGCGGCCCCTCCTGGGACCTTCgcacccctcctcccctcacccagctccagccctgccccctcccctcccccaggaaggGCTCAGCCGCGCACCTGGGACCTGGAGCAGCAGCAGAGCTGAAGGCAGCCACCCGGCCCTGCCCCTCGGGGTCATTTCCCCAGCAGGGATGTCACCTGCAGCAGTGCCAGGCCCCGGGCAGGGACAGGGTCAGGCCTCCTCAGAGcagtccctccccatccccacttccCCTCCTCTGGGCCTCTCTGCTTCCTGGTTCCATCCCGGATCAGGTCAGAGGGTCCAGGGGGCATGGGGCAGGAAGCTTAGGGGGAGGGGCACACGGCTGTTCCCAGCAAGGACCCGCTTCCTCAGCTCCGCTCAGCCCAGCGACTAGACACGTGCAGGACCGCTTGATCGGGGAGGCTGCCCCCTCCTCGCCCAACGCACAGTAGGTCCTCTTTCGGTCTCACACGCCCATCCACAGCAGGGACAAGCGGGTTCCTCTTCGTGGCACATCCCCGCCCTCTTCGATACGTCATTTTGTTCTGGTCAGGATGGGAAGTCTGAGGGTGGATGTCATGCTCATCCACCCTCCCCAGTCCTGGTGGTGACCAAGCggtcactgtctccccatctgcaGCTTTAGGCGACCACAAGCCTCTGCACCCACAGTAACCAAAGTCCTCTTCCTACCCTGCAAATCTGCCCCGTGATCCCAGACAACCTCCTACATCCCATCCTGGCTCTGGTTCCCGCCAGGGTACACATCCCTCAGACTGGGGCTGCCCCCGTCTCGGGCCCCTCGCTGCCCACCAAACACAGAACAGCGGTTCCCAGCCTTCCCTGACCCCTTTTTCACGCTCTGCCTCTGGGCAGAGGCTACTCCCCgttgagaagcagagagagactgAGGACGGACAGGAGCCAGAGGAGAAGACGCTGGGTGGAGGGGTGAGGAGCTGGGGAcctgagggctgagaggagccTCCTCCCCCGTCAGTGGCACACAGGGGGCGGTTGTACAACAGGGGCCCGAGGGCAGACTGCCGGGCTTCTCCTGGATCCACGATGAGCAGGGGCCTCTTCACGGTGCAGAGATGAGGGAGGGACCTGCCCACAGAGAGGAGACACACCGCCCCTCCTCACTCACAATGGCATTCTCATGTGACATGCAGGGCCATCGAGTCATATCTTCCTGGGCAGTGGGATGGGGCTAATGGGGAACTGCAGTCCTGCCCTCGGGTAGGTTTTCTCAGCTTCTCAAGATTGTCTGCagaaaccagggtctcccatcCCTTCCATGTGGGTCTTAACTCTCCCCACTTCCCGGGCATGGGCAGTGGACCTGGGTCCCAGTTCACAGCTGGAGAGATGCAGTAGAGATGGGTCACTCTGCTTGACCGATCACTGATCACCCCAGCGActcctgcccttctccagatgaAGCCCCCGTGTTCTGACCAGGCCTCTCCCACAACTCGTGGCAGCATGCAGAGGCCCAGAACTCAGCCACCTCATCCTGACTCCAGATCCACCCCCAGGCTGCCCCTATCCCCACATTGGGCCTCATCCAGACCCTTGGACCCCTATTCCTCCTCCTGACCCACAGCCAACACCCTTGACTGTACAACTTCCCTGACCCTCCCAGTTGAGTTTGGTTCTCTTGTTGTGTGTCCCATTGGACCATTTGAGACCCCCTCTTGGATTGATCTCCTGGGATTTGTGGCTCCCTGTGTGTCTCCATCTGGGCTGTGGCCCCATGAGCTGATGTCACCTTCTTGCCTGAAGCCCACTGTCTTTCCAGCATAGCCTGTGGCAATTCAGCTAAGGGATCAATGACTGAATTCATCTCTCAGGACTCCCCTGCTTTCAGGAAACTAACTTCTCCGaccttgattttcctttttctactcAGGCTGGTGAACATGACTGGACCATGATTCTTGGAGAACTTGGCATCAGTGGACCCTGCAAGCATCTGCCCTCT from Cervus canadensis isolate Bull #8, Minnesota chromosome 1, ASM1932006v1, whole genome shotgun sequence includes:
- the LOC122433947 gene encoding protein CD300H-like isoform X2, yielding MTPRGRAGWLPSALLLLQVPGCFSLSGPSRLTGIVGGSLSVECRYREEFKQNIKFWCKAPCLWNTVETGGSSREVREGRMSIRDHPASLTFTVTLESLREEDAGTYGCGIDMPLSFDPTFQVEVSVTPAPAAATSAERPTGSPGSPTTLPAVLPGAPHPVRRPPIPATLLGPGWAAPTSCSRSS
- the LOC122433947 gene encoding protein CD300H-like isoform X1; its protein translation is MTPRGRAGWLPSALLLLQVPGCFSLSGPSRLTGIVGGSLSVECRYREEFKQNIKFWCKAPCLWNTVETGGSSREVREGRMSIRDHPASLTFTVTLESLREEDAGTYGCGIDMPLSFDPTFQVEVSVTPAPAAATSAERPTGSPGSPTTLPAVLPGAPHPVRRPPIPATLLGAAAPGPARCRPLGPQALEQLRELVTSVAMTAQGHSPLCWMEMTSDQ